In the genome of Mytilus edulis chromosome 3, xbMytEdul2.2, whole genome shotgun sequence, one region contains:
- the LOC139514473 gene encoding craniofacial development protein 2-like — protein MMNERAKKSLMEWTPINKRMIKERFYSKYKKLTVIQAYAPTNDEKEEEKEEFYQQLQDNVSSCNKNDMLIVMGDLNAKVGKDNSHMQEVLGKHGCGTINKNGELLCNFCQINGLIITGSIFPHKEIHKVTWKSPDGKTTNQIDHIMVRGDMRTSVLDTRVMRGADVYTDHYLVRSKIRLKLARNKGDKNK, from the coding sequence ATGATGAATGAAAGAGCTAAGAAATCATTGATGGAATGGACACCAATCAACAAGAGAATGATAAAAGAAAGATTCTATTCAAAGTATAAGAAACTGACAGTTATACAAGCATATGCTCCAACAAATGACGAAAAAGAGGAAGAGAAAGAAGAATTTTACCAACAACTACAAGACAATGTTTCATCCTGCAATAAGAATGATATGCTTATAGTTATGGGTGACCTGAACGCAAAAGTAGGCAAAGACAATAGCCATATGCAAGAGGTGTTAGGAAAACATGGATGTGGGACAATTAATAAAAATGGTGAATTATTATGCAATTTCTGCCAAATCAACGGCCTCATCATAACAGGCTCCATTTTCCCACATAAGGAAATACATAAAGTAACATGGAAATCCCCTGATGGAAAAACAACAAACCAGATAGATCATATAATGGTACGAGGGGACATGAGGACATCAGTATTAGATACAAGAGTAATGAGAGGAGCAGATGTGTATACTGACCACTACTTAGTAAGGTCAAAGATCAGACTGAAACTGGCAAGAAATAAAGGTGACAAGAACAAATGA